A genome region from Tenrec ecaudatus isolate mTenEca1 chromosome 13, mTenEca1.hap1, whole genome shotgun sequence includes the following:
- the FIGN gene encoding fidgetin, with amino-acid sequence MQWTPEHAQWPEQHFDITSTTRSPAHKVEAYRGHLQRTYQYAWANDDISALTASNLLKKYAEKYSGILEGPVDRPVLSNYSDAPSALMNGRKNESEPWQPSLNSEAVYPMNCVPDVIGASKAGVGAALPPADVSASIGSSPGVASSLTEPSYSSSTCGSHPGPSLHAGLPSQEYAPGYNGSYLHPTYSSQPAPALPSPHPSPLHSSGLLQPPPPPPPPALVPGYNGTSNLSSYSYPSAGYPPQTAVGSGYSPGGAPPPPSAYLPSGIPAPTPLPPTTVPGYTYQGHGLTPIAPSALSNSSASSLKRKAFYMAGQGDMDPSYGNYSYGQQRSTQSPMYRMPDNSISNTNRGNGFDRSAEASSLAFKPTKQLMPSEQQRKFSSQSSRALTPPSYSTAKNSLGSRSSESFGKYTSPVMSEHGEDHRQLLPHPMPGPGLRAATSSSHSVDEQLKNTDAHLIDLVTNEIIAPGPPVDWSDIAGLDLIKAVIKEEVLWPVLRSDTFSGLTALPRSILLFGPRGTGKTLLGRCIASQLGATFFKIAGSGLVAKWLGEAEKIIHASFLVARCRQPSVIFVSDIDMLLSSQVSEEHSPVSRMRTEFLMQLDSVLTSAEDQIVVICATSKPEEIDESLRRYFMKRLLIPLPDSTARHQIIAQLLSQHNYCLSDKEFALLVQRTEGFSGLDVAHLCQEAAVGPLHAMPATDLSAIMPSPLRPVTYQDFENAFCKIQPSISQKELDMYVEWNKMFGCSQ; translated from the coding sequence ATGCAGTGGACGCCGGAGCACGCCCAGTGGCCAGAACAGCACTTTGACATCACCTCAACCACTCGGTCTCCTGCCCACAAAGTGGAAGCCTACAGGGGGCATCTGCAGCGCACCTACCAGTATGCCTGGGCCAACGACGACATCTCTGCGCTGACGGCATCCAACCTGCTAAAGAAATATGCCGAGAAGTATTCTGGCATCTTAGAAGGCCCCGTGGACCGGCCCGTGCTGAGCAACTACTCCGACGCCCCGTCGGCGCTGATGAACGGTCGGAAAAATGAAAGTGAACCGTGGCAGCCTTCCTTGAATTCCGAAGCCGTTTATCCGATGAACTGCGTGCCCGATGTCATCGGTGCCAGCAAAGCGGGCGTCGGGGCGGCCCTCCCGCCCGCAGACGTCTCTGCCAGTATAGGGAGCTCTCCCGGGGTGGCCAGTAGCCTGACGGAACCGAGCTATTCCAGCAGCACCTGTGGGAGCCACCCTGGACCGAGCCTCCACGCGGGGCTCCCTTCTCAGGAATATGCCCCCGGATACAACGGCTCCTACTTGCATCCGACTTACAGCAGCCAGCCAGCACCTGCACTTCCGTCCCCTCACCCGTCGCCTCTGCACAGCTCTGGGCTCCTGCAgcccccgccgcccccgccgccgccggccTTGGTCCCAGGCTACAATGGGACCTCGAACCTCTCCAGCTACAGCTACCCCTCTGCTGGCTACCCGCCTCAGACTGCTGTGGGCTCTGGGTACAGCCCTGGGggcgcccccccgcccccttcaGCATACCTGCCTTCAGGAATCCCCGCGCCCACCCCTCTGCCCCCCACCACCGTCCCTGGCTACACCTACCAGGGTCACGGGTTGACACCCATCGCACCGTCGGCCCTGAGCAACAGTTCAGCAAGCTCTCTCAAAAGGAAAGCCTTTTACATGGCAGGGCAAGGCGATATGGATCCCAGTTACGGCAATTACAGCTATGGCCAGCAGAGATCTACACAGAGTCCCATGTACAGGATGCCCGACAACAGCATTTCCAACACAAATCGGGGGAACGGCTTTGACAGAAGTGCTGAAGCATCATCCTTAGCATTTAAGCCAACGAAGCAGCTAATGCCCTCCGAGCAGCAAAGGAAATTCAGCAGCCAGTCCAGTCGGGCTCTGACCCCGCCTTCCTACAGCACTGCTAAGAATTCGCTGGGGTCGAGATCCAGCGAATCCTTTGGAAAGTACACGTCGCCGGTCATGAGTGAACACGGGGAGGACCACAGGCAGCTCCTCCCGCACCCGatgccaggcccggggctccgtgCAGCTACCTcatccagccactctgtggacgaGCAACTGAAAAACACCGACGCGCACCTCATCGACCTGGTCACCAACGAGATTATCGCCCCAGGGCCTCCCGTGGACTGGAGCGACATTGCCGGCCTCGACCTGATAAAGGCTGTCATTAAAGAGGAGGTTTTGTGGCCGGTGTTGAGGTCAGACACATTCAGTGGACTGACGGCCTTACCTCGGAGCATCCTTTTATTCGGGCCTCGGGGAACAGGCAAAACTTTGTTGGGCAGATGCATCGCTAGTCAGCTGGGCGCCACGTTCTTCAAAATCGCTGGCTCCGGGCTAGTGGCCAAGTGGTTAGGAGAAGCCGAGAAAATCATCCACGCCTCCTTCCTCGTGGCCAGGTGTCGCCAGCCCTCGGTGATTTTCGTTAGTGACATTGATATGCTTCTCTCCTCACAGGTGAGTGAGGAGCACAGTCCAGTCAGTCGGATGAGAACCGAGTTCCTGATGCAACTGGACAGTGTACTAACTTCGGCCGAGGACCAAATCGTAGTGATTTGTGCCACGAGTaaaccagaagaaatagatgaatCTCTTCGGAGGTACTTCATGAAACGACTTTTAATCCCACTTCCTGACAGCACAGCGAGGCACCAGATAATAGCCCAACTGCTCTCACAGCACAATTACTGTCTCAGTGACAAGGAGTTTGCACTGCTCGTCCAGCGCACGGAAGGCTTTTCTGGACTCGATGTGGCTCATTTGTGTCAGGAAGCAGCGGTGGGCCCCCTCCATGCCATGCCAGCCACAGACCTGTCAGCCATTATGCCCAGTCCGCTGAGGCCGGTTACATATCAAGACTTTGAAAATGCTTTCTGCAAGATTCAGCCTAGCATATCTCAAAAAGAGCTCGATATGTATGTGGAATGGAACAAAATGTTTGGTTGCAGTCAGTGA